One window of Leptotrichia sp. oral taxon 498 genomic DNA carries:
- the nagA gene encoding N-acetylglucosamine-6-phosphate deacetylase: MIIKNAKIFDGEKFIEKNTVLLEKTLIKKVLNFNELTEKELVENEIVDIEGMVLSPGFIDLQINGCGGVLFNDDISEKGLKIMNETNKRFGCTSFLPTLITSPDEKILSAIKTLESIKDLEEIGVLGLHIEGPYISVEKKGIHRPEYIRVLSDEIVQKISDAGRKITRIITIAPEKAKIKHLEILRKAGIKINMGHSNATYDECEEKKEYYDGATHLYNAMSPLESRNPGVVGFLFNDDKLSAGIIVDGLHSKFCAVEIAKKIMKERLYLVTDAVSPAGTTDMKEFMFEGNKVLCVDGKWVSPSGTLGGSTLVMIDGVKNLVKYVNQPLEEALKMATSYPAKFISVNDRYGYIKEGYIADLTYFDNNFNIKGTISKGNIQKY, from the coding sequence ATGATTATAAAAAATGCAAAAATTTTTGACGGAGAAAAATTTATTGAAAAAAATACAGTTCTTTTAGAAAAAACACTTATAAAAAAAGTATTGAATTTTAACGAATTGACTGAAAAAGAATTGGTAGAAAATGAAATAGTCGATATAGAAGGAATGGTTTTGTCGCCAGGATTTATTGATTTGCAGATAAATGGATGTGGTGGAGTGCTGTTTAATGATGATATTTCTGAAAAAGGTTTAAAAATAATGAATGAAACTAACAAAAGATTTGGATGCACTTCGTTTTTGCCAACGCTAATCACTTCTCCTGATGAAAAAATTTTAAGTGCGATAAAAACTTTGGAAAGCATAAAAGACTTGGAAGAAATTGGAGTTTTAGGGCTTCATATTGAGGGACCTTATATAAGTGTGGAAAAAAAAGGGATTCATAGACCTGAATATATAAGGGTTCTTTCAGATGAAATTGTCCAAAAAATTTCAGACGCTGGAAGGAAAATAACAAGAATTATTACAATTGCACCTGAAAAAGCTAAAATAAAGCATTTGGAAATTTTAAGAAAAGCTGGAATTAAAATAAATATGGGACATTCTAATGCAACTTATGATGAATGTGAAGAAAAAAAAGAGTATTATGACGGAGCAACTCATTTATACAATGCAATGAGTCCACTAGAATCAAGAAATCCAGGAGTCGTGGGATTTTTATTCAATGACGATAAACTTAGCGCTGGAATTATTGTGGATGGGCTTCATTCAAAGTTTTGTGCTGTTGAAATTGCTAAAAAAATTATGAAAGAGCGATTATATTTGGTAACTGATGCAGTTAGTCCAGCTGGAACAACTGATATGAAAGAATTTATGTTTGAAGGTAACAAAGTTTTGTGCGTCGATGGCAAATGGGTTTCACCTAGTGGAACTTTGGGTGGATCAACTCTTGTTATGATTGATGGAGTTAAAAATTTAGTAAAATATGTGAATCAGCCTTTGGAAGAAGCACTAAAAATGGCAACTTCCTATCCAGCTAAATTTATTTCGGTAAACGATAGATATGGTTATATAAAAGAAGGATACATTGCTGATCTGACTTATTTTGACAATAATTTTAATATAAAAGGAACAATTTCTAAAGGAAATATCCAAAAATATTAA
- a CDS encoding autotransporter domain-containing protein — MKKTLLLISLITVLSSCGGGGGGSSQTSQATPTTPHSTQPSQNPDQTTGNIGSNESSSIGQNAGNIGGTNNGNNNRQVVQPQNPASEPQTPTVDNRFPKPVDSREITGKGVKVGVLDSDFLSGKNAKTENFHIKVINSFGIGDTFDKVIEEEFGDRMTTLAKNNTKSTDKSDHGLIVATILAGNNGKGAKKSEVYGASISNGPAYQVDIEYYRQMYNNGVRIYNQSLGHENVQFDKPQGIYIAPDKTNEFDYKKQFQQTVYIPDGSYSEEQLKNKADEIIKFYEEAIENGSLFVWAAGNKPFYGVDFEAGLPYYNRKLQKGWIAVVGVKVNPDGTITDYPSRLAHAGGAAYWSIAANGDCELPGCNKHGSSFAAPKVTATAVKLKEKFPWMTGHEIQQTILTTADRIYDSMNEDGKLSLNFGWGLLNEKKALKGPAEFNNILIVGPNANAGGLKGQFNANVGNSMTSIFENDITGDAGLKKSGNGTLILTGNNSYAGDTTIDEGKLEIYGNNTSDITISSQGTLVTYPTAIINKKDGVPKSVYNNGGTFENRGSGAIITGNYIATAGSITKAEIGSKLIVNGTVNLNGESATLQTLSNGRYITAKPLSMTVIEAEKGIEGNFGKVETPELVNGTTEVKGNKLSVKLSRKNVLDYVKKIAGTDEMQENTAQNIETAFQTLDKKIENGTLENVSQFEKKAAKLQSLSSTARAAVLDSLSGQIYASAQALTFGHSQTVNKDLSNRLVMLGTLDNVGDKFGLWVSGFGANGKLKQDGYGTGDTKVFGGQVGIDKQFGENLILGTALSYSKADVKFDRYGGKSDANNFGFSLYGRLGNKNNPLYLQGRLGAGFVDSDVERDIILGSNDYSQAKINHNDKVYSGYLETGYDIKNKNGDFVVTPFVGLTHDTVQRGSFSEKDSQFGLTAEKKTYNQTAALVGLRVGKSVNWNSESKTTFQGYVTHQKAFKDEDLSFDARYTGLPGAKFKVKGIGLSKNKTWVGAGALTEVNKSFGWYVNYDGSMDSGKGKGSNNVYTTGVRINF; from the coding sequence ATGAAAAAAACACTACTATTAATCAGTTTGATTACCGTGTTATCTAGCTGTGGCGGAGGTGGAGGCGGAAGTTCGCAGACATCTCAAGCAACCCCAACGACACCACATTCAACTCAACCATCTCAAAATCCAGATCAGACTACTGGAAATATTGGAAGTAACGAAAGTTCAAGCATAGGACAAAATGCAGGAAACATTGGTGGAACAAATAATGGAAATAATAACAGACAGGTTGTACAACCACAGAATCCTGCATCGGAACCTCAGACACCTACAGTTGATAACCGTTTTCCAAAACCTGTTGATTCAAGAGAGATTACAGGGAAAGGAGTTAAGGTCGGAGTTTTAGATAGTGATTTTTTAAGCGGAAAAAATGCAAAAACAGAAAATTTTCATATAAAGGTAATTAATAGTTTTGGAATAGGAGATACTTTTGATAAAGTAATTGAAGAGGAATTTGGCGACAGAATGACAACACTTGCAAAAAATAATACAAAATCAACTGATAAAAGTGATCATGGTCTTATTGTTGCAACTATTTTAGCTGGAAATAATGGAAAAGGAGCAAAAAAATCAGAAGTATACGGAGCAAGTATTTCAAATGGTCCAGCATACCAAGTTGATATAGAATATTATAGACAAATGTATAATAATGGTGTAAGGATATACAACCAGTCGTTGGGGCACGAAAATGTTCAATTTGATAAGCCTCAAGGGATTTATATAGCACCTGATAAAACTAATGAATTTGACTATAAAAAACAATTTCAGCAAACGGTTTATATTCCTGATGGAAGTTACTCTGAGGAGCAATTAAAAAATAAAGCAGATGAAATTATAAAATTTTATGAAGAAGCAATAGAAAATGGATCGTTATTTGTATGGGCTGCAGGGAATAAGCCATTTTATGGTGTAGATTTTGAAGCGGGATTACCATATTATAATAGAAAACTTCAAAAAGGATGGATAGCAGTAGTAGGAGTAAAAGTTAACCCAGATGGAACAATAACTGATTATCCTAGTAGATTGGCACACGCTGGAGGAGCAGCTTACTGGTCTATTGCAGCAAATGGTGATTGCGAACTTCCTGGATGTAATAAACATGGTTCCTCTTTTGCTGCACCTAAAGTAACGGCAACTGCAGTAAAATTAAAAGAAAAGTTCCCTTGGATGACAGGGCATGAAATACAGCAGACAATACTTACTACTGCAGATAGAATATATGACTCAATGAATGAAGATGGTAAACTTAGTTTGAACTTTGGTTGGGGATTACTTAATGAAAAGAAAGCTCTAAAAGGTCCTGCTGAGTTTAATAACATACTTATTGTAGGTCCAAATGCTAATGCAGGAGGATTAAAAGGACAATTCAATGCTAATGTTGGAAATTCAATGACGTCCATTTTTGAAAATGATATTACAGGTGATGCAGGATTGAAAAAATCTGGTAATGGAACATTAATTCTAACAGGGAATAATAGTTATGCTGGAGATACTACCATAGATGAAGGAAAATTAGAAATATATGGAAATAATACTTCTGATATAACAATAAGTTCACAAGGGACGCTAGTAACGTATCCAACAGCTATAATAAATAAAAAGGATGGTGTTCCAAAAAGTGTTTACAATAATGGAGGAACTTTTGAAAACAGAGGTTCAGGAGCGATTATAACAGGAAATTACATAGCAACAGCTGGTTCTATAACAAAAGCAGAAATAGGTTCTAAACTTATAGTTAATGGAACAGTGAATTTAAATGGAGAGAGTGCAACATTACAAACTTTAAGTAATGGAAGATATATTACAGCAAAACCATTATCGATGACTGTGATTGAAGCAGAAAAAGGAATTGAAGGTAATTTTGGGAAAGTGGAAACACCTGAATTGGTTAATGGTACGACTGAAGTAAAAGGAAATAAATTAAGTGTGAAATTGAGTAGAAAAAATGTGTTAGATTATGTGAAAAAAATAGCAGGAACTGACGAGATGCAAGAAAATACGGCGCAAAATATTGAAACAGCTTTTCAAACATTAGATAAAAAAATTGAGAATGGAACATTGGAAAATGTTTCGCAGTTTGAGAAAAAAGCTGCAAAATTACAATCGCTTTCTTCTACAGCAAGAGCAGCAGTTTTAGACAGTTTATCAGGACAAATTTACGCATCAGCTCAAGCGTTGACTTTCGGGCATTCACAAACTGTAAATAAAGATTTGTCAAATAGACTTGTAATGCTTGGAACACTTGACAATGTCGGGGATAAATTTGGACTTTGGGTATCAGGTTTTGGTGCAAATGGTAAACTAAAACAAGACGGATATGGAACAGGAGACACAAAAGTATTTGGTGGACAAGTTGGAATTGACAAACAATTTGGTGAAAATTTAATTTTAGGGACAGCGTTATCTTATTCAAAAGCCGATGTTAAGTTTGACAGATACGGAGGAAAATCCGATGCAAATAATTTTGGTTTTTCGTTGTACGGAAGATTAGGTAACAAAAATAATCCGTTATATTTGCAAGGTCGTTTGGGAGCAGGATTTGTTGACAGTGATGTTGAAAGGGACATCATTTTAGGTAGTAATGATTATTCCCAAGCAAAGATTAATCATAATGACAAAGTCTATTCAGGGTACTTGGAAACAGGATATGATATAAAAAATAAAAATGGAGATTTTGTCGTAACACCATTTGTTGGGTTGACTCACGACACGGTTCAAAGAGGTTCATTTTCTGAAAAAGACAGCCAATTTGGACTTACAGCGGAGAAAAAAACTTATAATCAAACCGCAGCATTAGTAGGACTTAGAGTCGGAAAATCTGTAAATTGGAATAGTGAAAGCAAAACGACTTTCCAGGGATATGTAACACACCAAAAAGCTTTTAAAGATGAGGATTTGAGCTTTGATGCAAGATATACTGGACTTCCAGGAGCAAAATTCAAAGTAAAAGGTATTGGACTTTCAAAAAATAAAACTTGGGTAGGAGCAGGTGCACTAACTGAAGTAAATAAAAGTTTTGGATGGTATGTAAACTATGATGGCTCTATGGATAGCGGAAAAGGTAAAGGAAGTAACAATGTTTACACAACAGGAGTTAGAATTAATTTTTGA
- a CDS encoding mannose/fructose/sorbose PTS transporter subunit IIB gives MVGIIIASHGEFAAGIKQSASMILGETEGLESVVFMPSEGPDDLYGNIQKAIEKLGTEEVLFLVDLWGGSPFNQSNRFFEENPEKRAIVAGLNLPMLLAALSEREDYDTAHEVAKAIISEAKDQVKVRPEELEPKSEGKAVAASQDDTPKGAIPEGTVIGDGKIKFVLARIDTRLLHGQVATSWTKATNPNRIIVVSDSVSKDNMRKKLIEQAAPPGVKAHVIPLKKLVEVSKDPRFGNTKALLLFENPQDALKVIEEGVPIKELNIGSMAHSVGKIQINNVLSVDQNDVETYKRLKELGVKFDVRKVAADKPVDLFKLIKEKESEGLKL, from the coding sequence ATGGTAGGAATTATCATTGCCAGTCACGGAGAATTTGCTGCGGGTATTAAGCAGTCTGCTTCAATGATTCTGGGAGAGACAGAAGGTCTTGAATCAGTTGTGTTTATGCCAAGCGAAGGGCCTGATGACTTGTATGGAAATATTCAAAAAGCTATTGAGAAATTAGGAACAGAAGAAGTTTTATTCCTAGTTGATTTATGGGGAGGAAGTCCTTTTAACCAATCAAACAGATTTTTTGAAGAAAATCCTGAAAAAAGGGCAATCGTTGCGGGACTTAATTTACCAATGTTACTTGCGGCGTTGTCAGAAAGAGAAGATTATGATACAGCTCATGAAGTAGCCAAAGCCATTATTTCAGAAGCAAAAGACCAAGTAAAGGTGCGTCCTGAAGAGTTAGAGCCAAAGAGCGAAGGAAAAGCAGTGGCAGCATCTCAAGATGACACACCAAAAGGTGCGATTCCAGAAGGAACGGTTATTGGAGATGGGAAAATCAAGTTTGTATTGGCTCGTATCGACACTCGTTTGCTTCATGGACAAGTTGCGACAAGTTGGACAAAGGCAACAAATCCAAATAGAATAATCGTAGTTTCAGATTCAGTTTCAAAAGACAACATGCGTAAAAAACTTATAGAACAGGCTGCACCTCCAGGGGTAAAAGCCCATGTCATTCCGCTAAAAAAATTAGTGGAAGTTTCAAAAGATCCAAGATTTGGAAATACAAAAGCGCTACTTTTATTTGAAAATCCTCAAGATGCGCTAAAAGTAATTGAAGAAGGAGTTCCAATCAAAGAATTGAATATTGGTTCAATGGCTCATTCTGTTGGAAAAATTCAAATTAATAATGTACTTTCAGTAGATCAAAATGATGTGGAAACATATAAGAGATTAAAAGAATTAGGCGTAAAATTTGATGTCCGTAAAGTGGCAGCAGATAAGCCAGTTGATTTGTTTAAATTGATAAAAGAAAAAGAAAGTGAAGGTTTAAAACTTTAA